In Deltaproteobacteria bacterium, the sequence TACAGCGCCGTGAGGTCGAAATCGGAGGTCGAGCCCATGCCCTCGCAGCGCGGGCACATGCCGCCCAGGCGGTTGAAGCTGACCGCCTTCGCGCGGTTCTTGCCGGCGCCGCGATCGACCGTGAGCGCGCCGGAGGCCTTCACCGACGGCACGTTGAACGAGTAGGCGTTGGGTGGGCCGATGTTGGGCTTGCCCAGCCGACTGAAGAGGATCCGCAGCAACGCATTTGCATCGGTCGCGGTGCCGACGGTCGAGCGGGCGTTCGCCCCCATGCGCTCCTGATCGACGATGATCGCGGTGGTGAGCCCGTCGAGCACGTCGACGTCGGGCCGCGAGGTCGTGGGCATGAAGCCCTGCACGAACGCGCTGTAGGTCTCGTTGATCAGCCGCTGCGACTCGGCGGCGATGGTGCCGAACACCAGCGAGCTCTTGCCCGAGCCCGACACGCCGGTGAACACCGTCAGCCGTCGCTTGGGCAGCTCGAGGTCGACGTCGACGAGGTTGTTCACCCGTGCGCCGCGCACGACGATCCGATCGTGCCGGTCGGCGGCGTGCTGCGCGTGGGGTTGGGGATCGGTCCGTTTGGCCTTGCTCACCGCGGCGCAAGCCTGCCACGGGCGGCCTGGGCTTGCCCAGGCGCGCGTACTACCCTTCGCGGCCGATGCCCGCCGACGCCCGTGAGAACACCCGCCGCAGCTGGAACGTCGCCACCCGCAACCACAACGCCCACAAGGGCGATCAGGCCGCGCGCCTGCGGGCGGGCCACGACGTGCTCTTCGACGAGGAGCTCGCGCTGCTCGGACCGCTCGAGGGCCGTCGACTGGTCCACCTGCAGTGCAACAGCGGCCAGGACTCGCTGTGCCTCGCACGTCGCGGCGCGCACGTGACCGGCGTCGACTTCAGCGACGAGGCGATCGCGTTCGCGAAGGCGCTCTCGGACCGCAGCGAGATCCCCGCGCAGTTCGAGCACGCCGAGGTGGTGCAGTGGCTGCACGACACGCCGTCGCGCTTCGAGCTCGCGTTCTGCAGCTACGGCGCGGTGGGTTGGCTACCCGATCTACGCGCGTGGGCTCGCGGGGTCGCGCGGGTGCTGGAGCCCGGCGGGCGACTCGTCTACGTCGAGTTCCACCCGCTGGTGTGGTCGGTCGGGCCTGAGTTCCGCCTCGATCGCGACGACTACTTCGCCCGCGAGCCGTTCGTCGAGCCCGTGGGCGACTACGTCGCCGGCTCCGGCACGGCGCTCGCCGCCGAGCACGACGACGCGGCCGCCGGCAGCAACGACATTCCCGCGACCAGCTGGCAGTGGACGCTCGCGGAGATCCTCGAGGCGTGCATCGAGGCCGGCCTCGAGCTCGAGCACGTGCGCGAGTACCCCTACGCGAACGGCTGCCGCGTGCACCCGGGGCTCGAGGCCGAGCCGGGCACGCGACGCTGGCGGTGGCCCGCCGGGGTCGCGCGCGTGCCACTGATGTTCGGGCTCGTCGCGCGCCGGCGCCCCTGAAGCGCGAACGGGCGCATCTGGCCCAACTCGGGCCGCGACCGACGCGTGCACGGCGACGCTCCGACGCGACGTTGTGTCGTGGGTGCCCGCGTCCACCACGATGGCGATGTGCGTGCTCGCCGTGGTGGTGCTCGCGACGTGGCACGAGCGTGCCGCGCGGACCAACCCGTGGCTCGAGCGTCTGCGCGTGCTGCTGCCGGCGTGGCGGTTCTTCGATCGGGTCGACACCGCGCCGTCCCTGCGCGTGCGCTTCGCGGCGCCGGACGCCGCATGGGGCGAGTGGCTCGACGCGCTCGCGGTCCCGCGACATCGCTGGCTGCTGGCGCCGGCGGGCAACCTCGCGCTCGCGTACCACGGCGTGGTCGCGCGACTGGTGACCGAAGGCGAGCTCGATGGTTCGCCGGAACAAGCGGTGACGCTGCTACTCGTCACCGATCTCGCACGTGAGGCGGTCCCGACCGAGCTCCGCGGCCGTGACGGCGCGCGGTGGCAGTGGTCGATCGTCGATGGCGATGCCGATCGAACCGTGCTCGCGCGCTCGCCGGTGCTGGCCGCATGAGCGCGACGCTCGAGCAGGCCCTCGCTTGGACCTCGTGGCTGGCCGCGCTGGTCTGCGCGGTCGCGGCGATCGAGCTGTGGTCGGTGCGCCATGCGTGGCGCGATGCGGGTGTCTTCCGCTGGTCGACGCTGCGGATCGAGTACGACACGCTGCCCCGGCCGCTGCGCCGCGCGCTCGATCAGCTGTTCGACGGCCGCGGCTTTGCGTGGGTCGTGCGCCTGCAGCTCGGGCTCGCGCTCGCACTGCCGTGGTGGTCGCACCCGCTGCCGGCGTGGGGCCTGGTCGCGACCACGCTGGCGTGCTCGGTGCGCTTCCGCGGCAGCTACAACGGCGGCAGCGATGCGATGACGATGGTGGTGTTGCTGGGCCTGGCAATCGCGCGCACGCGAACATCGTGGGCCGAGCTCGGGCTCGCATACATCGCGGCCCAACTGGTGCTGTCGTACTTCATCGCGGGCGTCGCCAAGCTGGCCGACCGGCGCTGGCGCGACGGCACCGCGCTGCCCGCCCTGCTCTCGATCCCACAGTACGGCGTGCCACCGCGAGCCCGTCGCGCACTGACGCATGCCACCGTGCGGCGCGCGGCCGCCGGGGGTGTGCTCGCCTTCGAGTGTGGATTTCCCCTCGCGCTCGTCGATGCCACCGCATGCGCGCTGCTGGCCACCGTCGCCCTCGCGTTCCACGTCGCGAATGTGGCGCTGCTCGGCCTCAACCGCTTCCTGCTGGCGTGGCTGGCCGCCTACCCTGCGCTGCTGTTCTGGTGCTCGCGCGGCGGGTGAGCGATGCCGCGACGGTGTGCGCGGCAGGCCCGCGTCACGCTCGCACGCCCACGTCCGCCGCTCGGGTGCCCCACGATCGACGTGATCCACACTACGTCGCGGTCCGCGAGGTCGCGATGTTCGACCGCTGCGGGACGCCAGAAGGTTGCGTTCACGGCCACACGCGGTAGCGTCGCGGTGTGAAGCGTCTGTCCGCCGCCGTGCTTTCGATCGGGCTCGCCGCCGCGCCAGCAACCGCGCTCGCGGGCCCCAACGACAATTCCAACAAGCGCCCGTGGGCGCTGCAGATCGGCGCCGGCCCGACACTCGACATCCCGTTCGGCTTCGCGGTCGGCACCGTCGGCGTCGACTTCCAGTACCACTTCAAGAAGGGTGACGTCGGCCCCGCGCTCGGCGGCCTGCTGCACACCCACTTCGGCTTCGGCGACTTCGGCTTCACCACCGGACCGATCTTCATGTGGGACTTCCGCGTCGTGACCAGCAGCAACTTCAAGCTGTACGTCGCGCCGCTGGCGGCCGCCGGCTTCGGTCTCAACACCTACGGCCGCGGCGCCGATCCTTACTTCTTCGCCGACATCGGCGGCCAGCTCAAGGGCGTGTGGAACGACCGCGTGGGCTTCTTCGTGCGCCCCGCGACCTTCTCGGTGTGGGCGGGGCCGTTCGGCGGCGTCGCGTTGTGGACGCTCTTCGGCGGGCTCACGCTTTCGTTCTGACCTGCCCATGGCGGCCCGCGCGTGCCCGCTCGATGCGTCGCTCAGCGATGGCCATCGCCGGCGCTGGCTCGCTCCTGCGGCACCACCGCGACCGCGAGCGGTAGCTCGGCCGCCAGCGCCGCCGCGGTGCTGCCGACGAAGGCGCGCTCGACCGTCGGCAGTCGACGCGATCCGACCACCAACAGCGGCGCGTGGGTCGACTGCACGAGTCGGCCGAGCGTGTCGATGACGGCGCCCTGCTCGACGCGCGACTCGAGCTGCGCGAGCCCGTGTCGATCGAGCCACCGCCGCAGCTCGGCCAGCGCGCGCGCGTGTTCCTGCTCGGCGAGCTCGTTCCAGGGCCCGTCGGCCACGTAGGCGCGCAGCACCGGATCGAGCTGCGGGATCACGTGCACCGCGATGACCTCGCGCCCGAGGCGAGCGCCCATCTGTGCGGCGAAGCGGCATGCCGCCACGGCGTCCTCCCCCAGGTCGGTGGCGACCAGCACCGGCCCGGCGCCGAACGGAATCTGTGCGTAGTCCGGCGGCACCACCACGACGGTGGTCGGCAGCGCGCGCAGCAGCCGACGCGCGTTGGTGCCGAGTCGGATGGTCGCGCGGGCATCGTCGGCCACCTGGCGACCGACCACGATGACTTCGGCGTGCTCGCCTTGGGCCTGGTGCGCCAACACCTCGTGGGCGCGGGGACCGAGCGCGACGACCTCGCGGGTGAAGAATTCGCGGATGGCCGCCTCGTCGAGCTCGCGCTGCAACGCCTCGCGAGCTCGACGACCCACCTCGTCGGGGCTCTGCAGCCGGAAGATCGGCGCCAGCTGCTCGCGCTCGATCACGTGCACGCCCACCAGCTCGAGCGGCTCGCCACCCGACTGCGAGACCCACGACGCGAAGCGCACGGCACCGTGACTCGAGGGGCGCAGGTCGAGGGCGACGATCCAGGTCGACATCGCTCCAAGGTTGCCCCGAGAACGACGCCGACGGGCGCGAAGCTATTGCGGGGCCGCCGACGCCCGTCTACGGGCCTTCGGCGCCCCGACGCCCTGCCGCTACAGGGCCTTCAGCGCCTGCATCGTCGAGGGACCGACACCCGCGACGGCCGCGACGTCGGCGAGCGACGCGTAGGGGCGATGATCGATCACCGCATGCGCGCCGGTGGCGTAGACGCCGAGGCCCACGAGATCCTCGAAGGTGGCGTGGTTGGCCAGCTCGAGCGCATCGGCGGCCTCGCGCGCCTCGAAGGTCACGCCGTCGAAGCTACCGGCGAGCACCGACAGGTCGCCCCACGCCGGCGCAAAGCCGCGCAGCGCCAGCAGCGTCGCCTTGCCGACGTTGGGCGCCGCCGCGAGCTCGTCGAGCGAGGCGTACGGCGCGTGCTCGACCAGGCTGCGAGCAGCGGTGCTCGACAGCGCGACGTCGATGTCCAGCTCGGCGACGTCGGCCGAGTTCACGCCCCACAGCACCGACGCGGCCTCATCGGCCGTGAACTCGACGCCCTCGACCAGCGCGCCGGTGGGCACCGGATGATCGAGCACCCAGTCGTGCAGTCGCTGCATGCTCGCGACGCCGACGTACTTCACGGACTCGACCTCCTCGAGGGTGTCGAAGCGATGATCGTCGGCGGTGCCGAGGTTGCCGTCGGTGCCGTTGCGATGGCCGATGATCGCCACCGCCGCGCGGCGATCGAGGCCGATCTCGAGGTCGAGGAGCTCGACGGTGGTCGCCGGTGCGTTGAGCAGCGCGAGCAGGGCCTGGCTCTCGGCCGGCGTGATGTCGAGGCGCGACTCGATGTCGGCGTCGGTCGTGTCGGCGGAGCAGGCGAAGCAGACGAACGGGAGCGTGAGCAGCAGGCGGCGCATGGTCGGGACTCTCTTCCGGGGACTCTGATGGGGCGCCATGAGCAACGGGTATGCCGCTGACCTACACGCCCCATGCATCTGAAATGCTTGATCATTGTCGGCTGCAACGAGTTGCAATTTTGCAATTCGTGTGTCGATGATTCATCACCCATGGATTTCGACGACGACGCCCGCGAGCTCCACGACGCCGATGTCGAGCAGCTCGAGCGGCGGCTCCTCGAGCTCGCGCTGCGCCGCACGTCGACGCGCCACGGCGCGATTTTCCTCTGGCGCGACGACGAGCAGGCGCTCGCACTCGACTTCCACGTCGTCGACGATCTCGTCGTCACGTTGCCCAACGCGCGCGTGCGTCGGCCGTCGCCCGGCCAGCCGCCTGGGATCGCGCTGCTGGCGTTCGAACGCAACGAGCCGTACCTGTGCCGCGACACCGCGGCCGATCCGAACTACGCGCGCTACTTCCTCGACGTCGGCTCGATCGCGGCGGTGCCGATCCCGTGGCAGGACCGAGCGATCGGCGTGCTGACGGTCTCGGCGGACGACCGCGGCGCACTGACGCCGCACCACCTGGTCGCCCTGGTCGAGCTGGCGCAGACCGCCGCCCGCTTCCTACGGCGCGCCCAGCAGTACCGCCGCACCCGTGACGACCGCCGACGGCCGCTGCTCATCAAGGGGCTGTCACCGCAGTGGCTCGAGGTCGAGCGACGCATCGAGCGCGCGTCGCCGTCGGATGTCCCGGTGTTGATCCACGGCGAGAGCGGGACTGGCAAGGAGCTGGTCGCCCACGCCATCCACTTCAACTCTCGGCGCGAGTCGAAGCCGTTCGTGACGGTGAACTGCGCCGCGATCCCGGAGAACCTGCTCGAGAGCGTGCTGTTCGGCCACGTGCGCGGGGCCTTCACCGGCGCCAGCTTCGAGAAGCAGGGTGAGTTCCACAAGGCCGACGGCGGCACGCTCTTCCTCGACGAGCTCGGCGATCTCCCGCTGTCGCTGCAGTCGAAGCTGCTGCGCGCGGTCGAGTCGGGCGAGGTCGCCAAGCTGGGCAGCAACAAGCCCCCCGAGCGCGTGGACGTGCGGCTGGTGGGCGCCACGCACCGTGACCTGCGCGCAATGGTGGCCGCGGGCAGCTTCCGCGCCGATCTCTACTTTCGCCTGGGCGTCATGGTGCTCGAGCTGCCGCCACTGCGGGCCTATCGCGAGCAGATCGCGGTGTTGTCGGCGGTGTTCCTGCAGCAGGCCGCGGACCGCATGGGCAAGCCGGCGCCGCGCATCGGACCCGAGGCGCTCGCACTGCTGCGCGCCTACGACTTCCCCGGCAACGTCCGCGAGCTCCGCAACGCCATCGAGCACGCGGTCGTGATGTCGAAGGGCGAGATCCAGCCCGCCGATCTGCCCGAGTCGCTGCGCACCGATCGGTCGCGAGGCCCGGCGTCGCCGCGCAACGCGACGGTCGCGACCGCGTCGCACCGCGAGCGGGCGCCCACGCTCCGCGAGCTACGCGAAGCGTGGCTGGCCCCACTGGAGACGCAGTACCTCACCGAGCTGCTGCAGGCCTGTGAGGGCAACGTCGCGCGCGCGGCCGCCCGCGCGGGCGTCGACAACGTCACGCTCTATCGCCTGCTGCGCAAGCGCGGGCTCGCAGTCCGACGCACCGTCGTCGAGGTCGCGCCCGAGGCACGCAAGGCGAAGCCAAGGCGCCGCGCCGAGTCGTGACGCCGCAGCGCTCCCCGCACCGTCGCACCGGCTACGTCGACGCGGCGCCGCTGCTGCTGCCGTCCGAACCGCCGCTGCCGTCCGAACCGCTGCTGCCGGCCGAGCCACTGCTGCCGTCCGAGCCACTGCTGCCGGCCGAGCCGCTGCCGGTGTCGCTGGTGCCGGTGGTGTCGCCCGACGCCGCGCCGCCGCTGCCCGAGCTGCCATCCCCTGGGCGCCCGGTGGTGCCCTCACCCGAGTCGCCACCGCTGTCATCGGGTGGCCCACTCGCACTCGCACTCGCGCCGCCGTCGGCGGTGGTGCCACCGGCCCCATCGCCGCCATCCGCCGAGGCGGAGGCCGACTCGCTGCCGGCCGCGGTCGTGTTCAGCCCCGAGGCGCTCCCCGAGTCGCCCACCGCGGCGCTCGTGCTCACATCGGTGCCCTCGATCCCGAGGCAGCCGGGTGCGCACGCGAGCACGACGGCGAGCAAGTGACGAACGCGGACCATCGCAGGCGAGGTCACGACGTTAGCACGCCGACGCAGCGCCCGAGCACGACCGCGCCCTGCTGCCCAATTCGGGCAAGCGTGGGCAAGTCGCCTGCCCAAGTCGGGCGAGCGTGTTGCCCGACACGATTAACCGTGAGTCCCGACGAACGGCACGGTGGTTGCTGTACGGTCGGGACCCATGCCGGTCCGTACCAAGATTTCGCTGCTCGCAGTGTTGTCCCTCATGCCGGGACTTGGTTGCGACAAAATCGTCGCGCTCATCAACGATGGGGCCCAAGCCGCCGCCAACGAGGCCGGCGGCGGCCTCACCGGCGGTCCCAAGACCGACGACGACCGTCTCGGCGAGAAGCTGCAGGCGTACATCGACTGCATCAACGGGCCCGCGACCAACATCTCCGATTCGGGCAAGCGCTACTTCGACTGGATCGACGACCCCAAGGTCGGCCCCACCGGGAAGGAGACCAGCGTCTACGGCCTCTACGAGATCCGCGACACCAAGCCGTGCCTCGACGGCATCGCGAAGGCCGCGGAGCTCGAGCCCGACGACGCCGACCTCGAGGCGGCCGCGAAGGCCTTCGCGGACGCGGTCAGCACCGCGGCGCCGTTGATGAACGAGGCCTACAAGTACTACGACGAGGACAACTACAAGGACGACAAGTGGGCCAAGGCCAAGGAGCTGCACCCCAAGCTCATGGCAGCGATCGAGACCTTCGAGGGTACCAACGCCAAGCTGCGCGAGATCGTCGGCAACCGCAACGATGCGCTACAGGAGCGCGACCTCTCGCGCATCGAAGCCGAGATGGGCAAGACCTTGATGTGGCACCAGCGCAAGATCATGGTGCTCTCGAAGAAGGTGATGGACACCGCCGACGTCGAGGTCGCGCCGGAGTTCAAGCTCGATCTGGCGGTGTTCGAGCCGCTCGTCAACGAGCTCGAGACCGAGCTGAGCGCGACCGAGGAGTATGGCAAGGCCCACAAGGAGGAGCTCGACTCGGTGACGATGTACAGCTCGTTCCAGTCGGAGGCCGAGGAGTTCAAGAAGATCGCCAAGGAGGTGCTCCGTCGCAAGCGCGACAACCAGGCCTTCACCAAGGATGATCTCGAGCGCTTCGCCAGCGGCCCCGCGTCGTGGGTCGAGGGCAGCCCCGCGAAGCTGCTCGACAAGTACAACAGCCTCGTCAGCCGCAGCAA encodes:
- a CDS encoding class I SAM-dependent methyltransferase; its protein translation is MPADARENTRRSWNVATRNHNAHKGDQAARLRAGHDVLFDEELALLGPLEGRRLVHLQCNSGQDSLCLARRGAHVTGVDFSDEAIAFAKALSDRSEIPAQFEHAEVVQWLHDTPSRFELAFCSYGAVGWLPDLRAWARGVARVLEPGGRLVYVEFHPLVWSVGPEFRLDRDDYFAREPFVEPVGDYVAGSGTALAAEHDDAAAGSNDIPATSWQWTLAEILEACIEAGLELEHVREYPYANGCRVHPGLEAEPGTRRWRWPAGVARVPLMFGLVARRRP
- a CDS encoding universal stress protein, translating into MSTWIVALDLRPSSHGAVRFASWVSQSGGEPLELVGVHVIEREQLAPIFRLQSPDEVGRRAREALQRELDEAAIREFFTREVVALGPRAHEVLAHQAQGEHAEVIVVGRQVADDARATIRLGTNARRLLRALPTTVVVVPPDYAQIPFGAGPVLVATDLGEDAVAACRFAAQMGARLGREVIAVHVIPQLDPVLRAYVADGPWNELAEQEHARALAELRRWLDRHGLAQLESRVEQGAVIDTLGRLVQSTHAPLLVVGSRRLPTVERAFVGSTAAALAAELPLAVAVVPQERASAGDGHR
- a CDS encoding sigma-54-dependent Fis family transcriptional regulator; this translates as MDFDDDARELHDADVEQLERRLLELALRRTSTRHGAIFLWRDDEQALALDFHVVDDLVVTLPNARVRRPSPGQPPGIALLAFERNEPYLCRDTAADPNYARYFLDVGSIAAVPIPWQDRAIGVLTVSADDRGALTPHHLVALVELAQTAARFLRRAQQYRRTRDDRRRPLLIKGLSPQWLEVERRIERASPSDVPVLIHGESGTGKELVAHAIHFNSRRESKPFVTVNCAAIPENLLESVLFGHVRGAFTGASFEKQGEFHKADGGTLFLDELGDLPLSLQSKLLRAVESGEVAKLGSNKPPERVDVRLVGATHRDLRAMVAAGSFRADLYFRLGVMVLELPPLRAYREQIAVLSAVFLQQAADRMGKPAPRIGPEALALLRAYDFPGNVRELRNAIEHAVVMSKGEIQPADLPESLRTDRSRGPASPRNATVATASHRERAPTLRELREAWLAPLETQYLTELLQACEGNVARAAARAGVDNVTLYRLLRKRGLAVRRTVVEVAPEARKAKPRRRAES
- a CDS encoding YiiG family protein, with the translated sequence MPVRTKISLLAVLSLMPGLGCDKIVALINDGAQAAANEAGGGLTGGPKTDDDRLGEKLQAYIDCINGPATNISDSGKRYFDWIDDPKVGPTGKETSVYGLYEIRDTKPCLDGIAKAAELEPDDADLEAAAKAFADAVSTAAPLMNEAYKYYDEDNYKDDKWAKAKELHPKLMAAIETFEGTNAKLREIVGNRNDALQERDLSRIEAEMGKTLMWHQRKIMVLSKKVMDTADVEVAPEFKLDLAVFEPLVNELETELSATEEYGKAHKEELDSVTMYSSFQSEAEEFKKIAKEVLRRKRDNQAFTKDDLERFASGPASWVEGSPAKLLDKYNSLVSRSNSLNYSFYKPAPKG